TGCCTCCCGTGCTCACCGACAAGCACAAGACGTTGATGATCCTCGTCAACCTGGTCAGCAACGCCAAGTACGCCATGGACGGCGTGCCCGTGGCCGAGCGGCTCCTCACCGTGAAGATGGAGCGCACCCCCTCCGGACCGGTGCACCTCCAGGTCCACGACAATGGAATGGGCATCGCGCCGGAGATGCTCACCCGCATCTTCCAGTACGGCTTCACCACCCGGGACGAAGGGCATGGCTTCGGCCTGCACTCCAGCGCCGTCGCGGCCCAGGAGATGGGTGGCTCGCTGACCGTCCACAGCGAGGGTCCGGGCCACGGAGCCACCTTCACCCTGGAGCTTCCCTCCCTCCCGGGGGCCGAGGAGGAAACCACTCGTTTTCCCCTGCCCCGGCCGTCCAACGGTTAGAGACGTCTGTCCGTCACCTGCTCTCAACGGGTCTGGGCTCGACCTTCGTCGTCGAGCTCCCCTTGAGTGGGCCCTCCGGGGGCTGATGGCGCTCCTGCCCGGCGGAGGGTGGCGCGGCGTTCCGTGTCCGCTACCCGGTGCGGCCGAACACGCGCTGGAAGATGTCGTCCACGTGCTTGATGTGGTAGCCGGCCGAGAAGCAGTCCTCGAGCTCCGCGGGCGTCATCACCTTGAGGAGCTCCTGGTCCTCCGCGAGCGCCTGCCGGAAGGTCACGCCCTGCTCGTACATGCGCATGGCGTTGCGCTGGACGATGACGTACGCCGCCTGGCGATCCATCCCCTTGCGCGCCAGCTCCAGCAGGATCCGCTGCGAGTTCACCACCCCGCCCAGCAGGTCCAGGTTCTTCTGCATGTTCTCCGGGTAGACGCGCAGGTTCTCCATCAGCCCGGCGAAGCGGTGCAGCATGAAGTCGGCCACGATCGTCGCATCCGGGCCAATCACGCGCTCCACCGAGGAGTGCGAGATGTCGCGCTCGTGCCAGAGCGCCACGTCCTCCAGGGCGCTCACCGCGTAGCCACGCAGCAGCCGCGCCAGCCCGGAGAGGTTCTCCGAGAGGATGGGGTTGCGCTTGTGCGGCATGGCGCTCGAGCCCTTCTGGCCCGGGGTGAAGTGCTCCTCGGCCTCACGGACCTCGGTGCGCTGCAGGTGGCGGATCTCCACCGCGAACTTCTCGATGCTCGAGCCCAGCAGCGCCAGCGCGGAGAAGTACTCGGCGTGCCTGTCTCGCTGGACGATCTGGCTGGAGGCCGGCGCGGGCGTGAGGCCCAGCTTCTTGCACGCGAACACCTCCACCGCGGGAGGCAGGTGCGCGAACGTGCCCACGGCGCCCGAAATCTTGCCCACGGAGATGACCTCGCGGGCCCGGAGCAGGCGGGCCTCGGCGCGGCGCAGCTCGTCGTACCAGATGGCCAGCTTGTGCCCGAAGGTGATGGGCTCGGCGTGGATGCCGTGGCTGCGGCCCATCATCAGCGTGCGCTTGTGCTCGAAGGCGCGCTTCTCCACCGCGGCCATGGCACGCCCCACCCCCTGGAGCATGAGGTCCACCGCATCGCGCAGCACCAGGCCCAGCGAGGTGTCCAGCACGTCCGAGGACGTCATGCCCAGGTGCAGCCAGCGGGCACTCGGCCCGATGCGCTCCTCCATGAAGGTGAGGAAGGCGATGACGTCGTGTTTGGTGGTGCGCTCGATCTCCTCGATGCGGGCGGCATCGGCCTCGGTGAAGTCACCGGCGCGGGCGAGGCAGTCCTGCAGCGCCTCGCGCGGGGCGATCCCCTGCTCCACCATGCCCTCCAGCGCGGCCAGCTCCACGTCGCGCCAACGGCGCAGACGGGCCACATCGGTCCAGAGGGAAGACATCTCCTTGCGGCTGTAACGCGGAATCACTCGAAGACCCTCACGGGGAAGTCCCGCTTCGCCGCGAACCGGAGCAGCTCCAGCACCACGTCCCTGGAGCCTCCCAGCTTGCTGGCGGCGGAGAGATTGACGGCCAGGTCCAATCCCTCGGGCTGGGAGACAGCCAGCGCACCGGGATCGACCTTCTCATGGATGATGCGGTTGGCCAGCCGTCCCGCCTGCTGCCCGATGGCGGTGGGGCTGGGAGCGAGGGCGAGCGTGGCGCCCTCCTTCACCTGACTGGGGGTGAGGCCCACCAGCGGCAGGTGTTGAGCGGTGGCGAAGGCGATGAGCTCCTGGACGACGGCGGCGTTGCCCACCGTCTTGTCGGCCACCATGAGCAGCGCGTCCACCTTCTCCTTGGAGCCGGCGAGCACCTTCTCCGCCTTGCTCTGCGCGTCCGCCGCGAGCGGCACGATGGAGAGGCCCAGGGGACCCGCGGCCGACTGCGCCGCCTCCACCAGCCCGGCGGAGTAGCGCGGGTCATGCAGGATGCCCACCCGCTTCGCCGAGGGCGCCAGGGCCTTGAGGGCGGCCAGCTCGGGACGGAAGTCACTGGTGAGCGCGATGCCGGTGATGTTGGGGCCCTCCAGGCCGTACTTCTCGTAGTAGGGCACCATGGCGAAGAGGACGGGGACCTGCGTGTCCAACGTGCGGCGGGCGGTGTTGGCCGCCAGCGGGCCGATGGCCAGCACCAGCGCCGGCTTCTGCGAGGCGATGCGCTGGAAGGCCCGGGTCGCCGTCTGGGCGCTGTCCTCCAGCGTCACCTCCACCACCTCGGCGCGCACCTCGGCGATGAAGCCGGCCACCACCGCCGCGTAGGGAGCGAGCCCGGCGGACTTCACCACCACCACGCGGGGCCGCGCCGGC
The sequence above is drawn from the Archangium gephyra genome and encodes:
- the purB gene encoding adenylosuccinate lyase is translated as MIPRYSRKEMSSLWTDVARLRRWRDVELAALEGMVEQGIAPREALQDCLARAGDFTEADAARIEEIERTTKHDVIAFLTFMEERIGPSARWLHLGMTSSDVLDTSLGLVLRDAVDLMLQGVGRAMAAVEKRAFEHKRTLMMGRSHGIHAEPITFGHKLAIWYDELRRAEARLLRAREVISVGKISGAVGTFAHLPPAVEVFACKKLGLTPAPASSQIVQRDRHAEYFSALALLGSSIEKFAVEIRHLQRTEVREAEEHFTPGQKGSSAMPHKRNPILSENLSGLARLLRGYAVSALEDVALWHERDISHSSVERVIGPDATIVADFMLHRFAGLMENLRVYPENMQKNLDLLGGVVNSQRILLELARKGMDRQAAYVIVQRNAMRMYEQGVTFRQALAEDQELLKVMTPAELEDCFSAGYHIKHVDDIFQRVFGRTG
- a CDS encoding ABC transporter substrate-binding protein, whose protein sequence is MKRWGWLALLVLWAPLVASSEPARPRVVVVKSAGLAPYAAVVAGFIAEVRAEVVEVTLEDSAQTATRAFQRIASQKPALVLAIGPLAANTARRTLDTQVPVLFAMVPYYEKYGLEGPNITGIALTSDFRPELAALKALAPSAKRVGILHDPRYSAGLVEAAQSAAGPLGLSIVPLAADAQSKAEKVLAGSKEKVDALLMVADKTVGNAAVVQELIAFATAQHLPLVGLTPSQVKEGATLALAPSPTAIGQQAGRLANRIIHEKVDPGALAVSQPEGLDLAVNLSAASKLGGSRDVVLELLRFAAKRDFPVRVFE